The genomic window CTCTCGATCCATCCCGAGGCCGTTGTCCTCCACCTCGATGATCATCCACGGCTCCTCGCGCCGGACATCGAGCCGGATCCAGTGGTCGCCCTTGTCCTTGTCCATCCGACACGCGTCCAAGGAGTTCTCGAGCAGGTTCAGCAGCATCGCGCGAATCGCCTGCGGATCGCCAGCAAAGATGCCGGTATCCTCGGCAAGATCGATCCTGACCTCGGTGTCGGCATCGCTCGCCTTCTTTTCAAGGCCTGCCCGAAACTCGGCGACGATGGCCTGTAGATCGACATCCTCGACCACCAGCTCGCGGTCCTTGGCGTAGTAGAGAATGTCGAGCACCATCGAGCGAATCCTCTCCACGTTGCGCTGGACCATCTCCCAGCCCTTCTCGACCCGCTCCGGCTTGTCTTTGGCGAATCCCGAATTGACCATGTAGATGCCGCCGTCGAGACCCGTGAGCAGGCCCTTGATGCCGTGCGAGATTGAACCCACCAGCAGACCGATCGACGCCAGCTGCGATTGCAGCTCGCGAATCTGGGTGATGTCGATACACATCTCGATCACTGCCTCGACCTCGCCATCAGCGTTGCGGAGGGGCGCCGTCGTGCAGAGACCGTTGAGCTTTTCGCCATCCTCGGTGAAAAGGATTTCTTCGTGCTCCCTGGTCACTCCGTCGTCGAAGGTCTGCTGCATGGGACACACCAGGCACTGCTCGTCCCGGTGCTTGTACATCTTGAAGCAGCTCTGACCGATCGGATCGCCGAAGGTCTCGCGGAAGCGGCGGTTGGCGTGCTGGATGACCCGGTCCGGGCCCTGCACGGTGATGAAGCAGGGCACTTCCTCGAAGAGCTGGGCGAGTCGTTCCTGGGACCGCTGAAGTTCGCTTTGAAGCTGCTTGACCTCGGCGATGTCGGTGTGCATCTCCATCACGGCGACGATCTCCTCGGAATCATCCCTGATGGCGGTTGTGTGGACCATGACCGGCACTTCCCGCCCGTCCTTGGTCGTCAGGAGTTGCTCTGAGGGGTGGGTCTGGCCGTCCAAGAAGGTCGCCTCGACCGGGCAGTTTGGGCAGACCTCGTCTCGTCCCTTGTAGACCCTGTAACAGTACTGCCCGATCCGCTCACCAAAATCCTCACGAAACTTTCGGTTCCCGTCGATGATCCGGAAATCCCGGTCGTGCACTGACAGGTAACAGGGCATTTCCTCCCAATACTTCTGGTACGGGGACTCTGGCTCGCCCAGCCCTTTGGGAATGGTCAGCTGGACCTTGTCCACGCGGTCACTTCCTTTCTCGTCCAGGCAGGTCGGGTCGGCTCAGTTTGCCTTTTCCTTCCGGTGCTCGACGATGTGATGGGCGTAGGCCACCAGTTTGTCCTCGTCCACTGGCTTGCCGAGATATCCCTCGGGCGGCGGCACCGGCCGATCGTAGATCACCTGCCGGAATTCCGGGTGACCGGTGACCACACACACCGGGATTTCCTCGGTGGCCGGATCCGACCGCAGCTCGACGAAAGCTTCAACGCCGTCCTTGCCCGGCATAGACAGATCGAGGCTGATGAGGTCCGGCTGATACTCGCGTGCCTTGGCGAGGGCTTCGTCGCCGTCGGTCGCCGTCTCGACCTCGGCCCCGGCATCCTCGAAGACCATCGTGAGGAAGGCTCGAACGTCCTCCTCGTCATCCACCACCAGAATCTTGCGGCCGGCGAGCGGTTCCTTCTCCGCTACCTTCTTCACCTCGAGGTCGCCCGGCTTCAGCTCGTCGGGGATCTTCTCCGGCTCTTCGATGATCAGCGCGTTGGCGACCAGGTTGACCAGCTGCTTGACCTCGCAGTCGAGCTTGTAATGCTTAATCAGGTCGTTGAGGCCGTCGACGCAGTTGTGGCAACTGGTGACCACCACCTTGGCTCCGGTGGCGCGGATCTGGTCGGCCTTGATCTTGGCCGACTCTAGACGCCGCGGCGTGTACTCCGACATCGACATCGCGCCGCCGCCGCCCGTGCAGCAGTAGTTTTCGGCACGATTCGGATACATCTCCTGAAAGTCCATCGACACCAGTTTCAGGAGCTCTCGTGGCTCCTCGAAGAAACCACCGCTGCGTGCGTTGTTGCACGAGTCATGGAAGGTCATCCTCTCCGGGTTCTTGGTCGGGTCGACCTTGATCTTGCCCTCCTTGATGTAGTCCAGCATCGTCTGGACCGACGTCTCCATCGGCACCGGTTCGGTCTCAGCAGCCCAGTTGACACCTTCGAAGCGGGTCGAGCGGAAGCCATGGCCACACTCGGAGATGACGATCTTGTCCACGCCGAGTTCGCGCGCCTTTTCATACTCCCTCTTGGCGCACGCACCACCGAGCTGATCATCGCCCGAGAACAGGCCGAAATTGGTGTTATCCCAACCCTCCTCGGGCATGGTCCAGTCCTCACCCGCCGCCCAGAAGATCAGCGCCGCCTCCTTGATGGTACGCGGGTCGTACTTCACCTCACGGGGATTGATGCAATACATTACATTGGCGCCCTTCTTCTCGACCGGGATCGTGGCTTCGTCGTGGCCAAGGTCCTCCTCGAGCTCCTCCGACATCCACTCAAGGGTGTCGAGGTAGTCCTCCTTGAGGACGCCCATCTGATTGCCGAGCTCCCACTGGTCTTTGGAAACCACCCGCACCCCCTCGGGCATGACGCCGACGTGTGCCAGCAAACCGCGCATGATGCGGTTGAGGGTCGCCGTATCGACACCCATCGGGCAGCTGAGGGTGCAGCGGCGACAGTTGGTGCACGTGCCGAAGGCGATGTCCTTGAGCGTCTCGAGGTCATCGTCGGTCAGCGGTACTTTGTCCGCTCCCACCCACCAGGGAAAGGTCTTGCCCGTCCAATCGTGGTTGGCCTTGAAGAGCTTGCGCAGCTGGTCGGCCTTGTACGACGGGGTCATCTTGTGGTCATCCGGAAATGCGAGCACGTAGTGACAGGATTCGTCACACATCCCGCAGTGCACGCAGCCAACCAACGAGCCGACCACCTGACGATTGAGCTTCTTCGCCAGCTGCTCTTCCATCATCTTGATTTTGTGTGTCTTTTGCCTTGCCACCGTTGCCTCCTAACCTCGAACGACCGGATAGCTGCCGCGCTGCCCGAGGGCCCGACCGATGTATGTCCGGGTGAATGGATAGTAGAGATAGTGTGAGATTTTCGAGAACGGAACATAGAGCAGGAAAAAGCTCGTCAGGTAGAGGTAAGCGATCAGCAGGTTTTCGCTCGTCATTCCCCAGATTCCCATCAGATAGGCCTGCGTGCATGCGCCGAGCCCGAACCAGATGGTCAGCATCACGAGCGAGAAGTAATCGTCGGGAGTGCTGATCAACTTCATCAGTGGCCGCAAGACTCTTCGCCCAATCCGGTAGAGCGCGACGATGAACGCAGCGACGAGAAAGACGATCATCGTCCAACCCACCACCGGGATGCGCAGGAAGTCGGGCGCGATAGTGCTGACGAAGGCGAGGGTGATGCCCGCTACGACCCCGAGGTGGAAGATCACGAAGCTGAGGTAGAAGATGAAGCCCTTGGGCTTGCGGGTGCTCTCCATCGACCATGGCATGGCGACGTTGAACAAGGAGTAACGGGCTCCTCGTTTCTTGTCCGATTGCGTCGGGTTGCCAGGCATCGATCTGTCCTTGGCAAGCGTGAACGACGTCAGCCAGCGAATCTTCAGTGTGTAGACGATTGCCATCACCACGAGTGAGATCCAATGGACAACCTCCGCGGTGTGCAGTGCAGTACTCACTTCGTGCATCTCACTCTCCTTCCTCGATCTTCGCCTTGAACGGATTGAACTCTCGATTGTCGGGCGCGACGATCAACACCTCTACGAGCGTGCCGCCGTTGGCCAGATGCTTCGAGATCGTGTCTACCATCACTCTGCTGCACATATCGAGCGGGACCTGGTAGAGCCCGGTGCCGATCGGCGGAAAAGCCAGTCGTTTGATACCCTTCTCCTCGGCCCGAGACAGGGCCGATTTAACGGTCTTGCGAAGCTTTCCCTCCTCATCCTCTTCGCGGAACTTCGGGCCGTTGGCATGGATGATCCAGTCGGC from Acidobacteriota bacterium includes these protein-coding regions:
- a CDS encoding macro domain-containing protein, producing the protein MAEKQIGNKVLRLVREDITDMDVEAFVFDITEDVKLGSGFGSAIQQRGGIVIQKQLDEIGSCPTGEAVVTEAGALKADWIIHANGPKFREEDEEGKLRKTVKSALSRAEEKGIKRLAFPPIGTGLYQVPLDMCSRVMVDTISKHLANGGTLVEVLIVAPDNREFNPFKAKIEEGE
- a CDS encoding response regulator, with the protein product MARQKTHKIKMMEEQLAKKLNRQVVGSLVGCVHCGMCDESCHYVLAFPDDHKMTPSYKADQLRKLFKANHDWTGKTFPWWVGADKVPLTDDDLETLKDIAFGTCTNCRRCTLSCPMGVDTATLNRIMRGLLAHVGVMPEGVRVVSKDQWELGNQMGVLKEDYLDTLEWMSEELEEDLGHDEATIPVEKKGANVMYCINPREVKYDPRTIKEAALIFWAAGEDWTMPEEGWDNTNFGLFSGDDQLGGACAKREYEKARELGVDKIVISECGHGFRSTRFEGVNWAAETEPVPMETSVQTMLDYIKEGKIKVDPTKNPERMTFHDSCNNARSGGFFEEPRELLKLVSMDFQEMYPNRAENYCCTGGGGAMSMSEYTPRRLESAKIKADQIRATGAKVVVTSCHNCVDGLNDLIKHYKLDCEVKQLVNLVANALIIEEPEKIPDELKPGDLEVKKVAEKEPLAGRKILVVDDEEDVRAFLTMVFEDAGAEVETATDGDEALAKAREYQPDLISLDLSMPGKDGVEAFVELRSDPATEEIPVCVVTGHPEFRQVIYDRPVPPPEGYLGKPVDEDKLVAYAHHIVEHRKEKAN
- a CDS encoding PAS domain-containing protein — its product is MDKVQLTIPKGLGEPESPYQKYWEEMPCYLSVHDRDFRIIDGNRKFREDFGERIGQYCYRVYKGRDEVCPNCPVEATFLDGQTHPSEQLLTTKDGREVPVMVHTTAIRDDSEEIVAVMEMHTDIAEVKQLQSELQRSQERLAQLFEEVPCFITVQGPDRVIQHANRRFRETFGDPIGQSCFKMYKHRDEQCLVCPMQQTFDDGVTREHEEILFTEDGEKLNGLCTTAPLRNADGEVEAVIEMCIDITQIRELQSQLASIGLLVGSISHGIKGLLTGLDGGIYMVNSGFAKDKPERVEKGWEMVQRNVERIRSMVLDILYYAKDRELVVEDVDLQAIVAEFRAGLEKKASDADTEVRIDLAEDTGIFAGDPQAIRAMLLNLLENSLDACRMDKDKGDHWIRLDVRREEPWMIIEVEDNGLGMDRETREKIFSLFFSSKGIKGTGLGLFISNKIVDKHGGTIEVESEPGRGTRFLVRVPLDAKPSIQPEEEAIE